In Priestia megaterium NBRC 15308 = ATCC 14581, the following proteins share a genomic window:
- a CDS encoding thioredoxin family protein, whose product MKTEQQYFEEGKSIQTYMNDMSTLKEESLAVYEQFQLPKDELADKLKAHKLHFLAITEDWCGDAMMINPIIRKVAEAAGIDVRVALRDADTELIDRHLTNGGRAIPIILIFNNEGTLLGKWGPRAPEVQQIVDELRATLPSKEDPSFEEKQKEVFSSLQTRYKEEPALWSHVYNSFKETVLAVVK is encoded by the coding sequence ATGAAAACAGAACAGCAGTATTTTGAAGAAGGAAAATCAATTCAAACATATATGAACGACATGAGTACATTAAAAGAGGAAAGTTTAGCTGTTTATGAACAATTTCAGCTTCCTAAAGATGAACTGGCTGACAAATTAAAGGCTCACAAGCTTCATTTCTTAGCGATTACTGAAGATTGGTGCGGAGATGCGATGATGATTAACCCAATCATTCGTAAAGTAGCTGAAGCTGCCGGTATCGATGTGCGCGTTGCACTGCGAGATGCGGACACCGAATTAATTGACCGTCACTTAACAAACGGAGGACGTGCCATTCCGATTATTTTAATTTTTAATAATGAAGGGACGCTACTTGGGAAGTGGGGCCCCCGTGCTCCCGAAGTTCAGCAAATCGTCGATGAGCTTCGTGCCACGCTTCCTTCAAAAGAAGATCCTTCGTTTGAAGAAAAACAAAAAGAAGTTTTTTCTTCGTTACAAACAAGATATAAAGAAGAACCAGCTCTTTGGTCGCATGTTTATAACAGCTTTAAAGAAACGGTATTAGCAGTTGTGAAATAA